TAGTACTCTGATGTATACTCTGCATAATGGTGTGCTTTAGAATTACTATAGGTGGTACGATGAAATTAATAGAAAAGAAATGCGCAATGTGTGGCAGTCCTATCTATGTTTACGAGAACTATGCCCGTGAAGAAATGTATTGTACTCTTCACTGCATGGAACGTGCAACATTTGGAACTGTCTCAAGGGGCTTAGAACAGTTAAAGACAGTGTGCTAAGTCCAAATTTTTCATTTTTGTTTTTTACTCTTATTTTTTATACGTTCGTTTAGAGGTAATATTTTATATTAAGCTCACAATTCAATGAACATGAAGAAGGTTCTTATTACCGGCGGTATTGGTCAGGTAGGTAGTTATTTAGTTGACACGATGCATGACAGCTACGAAGTTACAGTACTGGATAACCTGTCTTGCGGTAAGGAACCGGATCTGCCTTCAAATGTCAGCTTTGTAAAGGATGACATAAGATCTCCTGATGCCAGGGAACTCGCATCCCAAAGTGACATCATAATTCATACAGCAGCCCAGATAAGTGTTGCACGCTCTATGTCCGAGCCTTTATTTGATGCAGATACTAATGTATTTGGTACCCTGAACCTTCTGGAAGGTGCCAGGGTAGGCAATATTGAGCGTTTTGTCTACATAAGTTCCGCTGCAGTTTATGGCAATCCTGAATACGTCCCAATTGATGAGAAACATCCTCAGAATCCCATGTCACCATACGGTGCCAGCAAGCTCTGTGGAGAAAAATACTGCAGCATGTATCACCATGCATATGGTCTGCCAACTGTTAGTATAAGACCATTTAACATCTACAGTCCAAGACAGGATCCATCCAACCCCTATTCTGGTGTGATCTCCAAATTCATAGGCAGGTTAAAGGAAGGCCTTCCCCCCATGATTTTCGGCGACGGTTCAAACACCAGGGATTTCGTATCCGCACATGATGTCGTTGATATGATAACAATGCTTGCAGGTGGTGCCGGTGAGGACGGCGAGGTCTATAATGTGGGGACGGGTACGGTTACCCGTATAGATGAATTGGCACAGATCGTTCTTGATATATTTGATAGTTCCATGGACATAGTGTACAAAGACCCTATGCCAGGTGACATAAAACATAGTTCATCATGCATTGAAAAGGCAAAAGCTATCGGTTTTGAACCGAAGGTCGATCTTTATAATGGTCTTGAAGAGATTATAGAAGAATGACCGGATAAGTATTTTAACTTAGTACCACATTTATAATTTAGAATTATATGCAGGAACTTCTTAAAAACAAATATATTGCATTCATTGCTCTTTATTTTCTTCAATTGATACAGTTGATCCTTAAGCTGGTTTCATGGCTACAGCACTTTGATTACATGAAACACAAAAAAGAGATCCTTATATCCATTACTATTCTTTATGCAGGTTTTATATTCTACCTGTCCGCCCAGGCCAATCTAAGTATACCAGGCTCAATTTTCAAAATTCCAATTTTGTATGAGCTGGCTGACCTTGCAAAAAGTCTTGGTCTTGGTTTTCTCATAGATATTGCGGATTATGCTCATGAGCATATTGATAAAGTAGCTCATCTGTTCCTCTATTTCGGTTTAGGTGTACTCCTGCATCTCACATTTAAAAACTCAGACCATGTTATTCTCAGGAAGTATGCAGCCATCTTTGCTGTGATACTTGGTATTATCTATGGGATCAGCGATGAATTCCATCAGTCCTTTGTGCCGGGTCGCTCCTCCAGTGTGCATGACCTTCTGGCTGATGGAATAGGTGTGACCATAGCACAGATACTGTTCCTTATCCTTATACTGATGAACCTGCGCAGGAAAAAAGAAGTGAATGACCGGGAAACAGATCCCGGTGAAAAAGAGTTTTAAGTTTACTGAAAGTTCGTTCAGTGGGATCACTGGCCAACGATTGCATGACTGTTCTTGTCACCGCGGCCTATGCCCTTGTACACAAATCCTGCATTTATGAATGTGTCAGGATCGATGACATTCCTGCCGTCTATGATCACAGTGTTTTCCTTTCCGGTGAGTTTCTTTATGTCTGCAGGTTTCAGACTGAAATACTCCTTGTGACCGGTGAATATAACAACCGCATCTGCTCCCTTCAGTGTCTCATTTGAGTCTTTCAGCAGCTCGACATCCGGATAGCTGAGAACATGTGGGTCATGAACTTTAAGTTCTGCTCCTGCTTCAAGGACCATGTCCCTATATGGCTCAGAAGGTGGATTGCGTGCATCATCAGAGTCATTGATAAAGGCCCAGCCGAGCATGGCTATCTTTGCTCCCTTTATGTCCACGTTCAGTCTCTTAAGTGCGGCAACAGTCAGGTTGTACATGTGCGCAGGCATGAAGTCGTTGACCCTGCGTGCAAGCACATAGATGGATTCTGCATCTTCTGGGTAATCAAGGGTTTCGGTTCCAAGTTTTACACCACGTTCAAGGTGATATGTATCCTTGGTAAGACAGTGTCCACCAACACCGGCACCAGGCCAGAGTATGGCTCTTGTAATACCTTCTCCTTTCAAACTGTCAATACCGGCTCTTACATCATAGACATTGATCCCCATGGCCTCGCAGTAAAGTGCAAGCTGGTTCGCTGCTGCTATCTGCAGGTCCCTGAATGTGTTCTCTGCGGTCTTTGTAACTTCAGCAGCAGTTGCGCTCATTGGTATGACCTTCCCCTTTGTGAGCACAGGTGAATAGAGCTCCACTGCCCTGTCGGTGCTTGGCTTATCAATACCACCAACGATCCTGTCATGTTCCTGGATATTGCGGAGAAGTCTTCCAACCATTACTCTTTCAGGAGCATGTGCAAGTGCAAAGTCCTCTCCGGCCTTAAGGCCAGATTCTTCCTCAAGGATCTCCCTTGCCATTCCATCGGTGGTTCCTGGAGTGATGGTGGATTCAAGAACAACAAGCATTCCTGGTTTCAGGTATCTGCCAACATTGCGGATACCCTCTTTAAGAGCTCCAAAGTCAGGCTCAAGCGCCTTAGGATCTGCAAACGGGGTCTGGATTGCCAGTGTGACCGCATCAAGTTCGGATATCCTGGAAAAGTCAGGTGTACATTCGAACTTGCCTGCATCGGTGACCTTTTTGAGGAGTTCCTCAAGTCCCGGTTCCTCGCCTTTAAGCGGACTTTCACCACGGTTGATCATCTCTATCTTATAACCTGATGAAGGGGAATCCCTCTGGAATCCAAGTACATGGTCAAACTTTTCAGAATCAGCAAAAAGGGCTGCTGCAGGGATACCCACATAACCCATTCCAATAACACCTATTTTCTTAATAGGCCCTTTCTCTTTCAAAATATTCTCGAGTTTCTGGCTCATGATCATCATTCCTTTATCTCTATCATTTTTGCTTCCTTATATGAACAAATAGCAGCAAGACTGACCTTCAGTGCATGCTTTCCATCAGTTCCGGAAGGATTTGGCTGTCTGCCTGTATTAATGCAATCAATGAAATATTCAAGTTCGTTCCTGAGTGGTTCCTTCTGTTCGATCTTTGCTTTCCTTATCCATCCACTGTCATGAAGTTCCACTGTCTGGTCCATATAATCAAGATATGCAACACCGCCAACACCCACAGCAGTAAGCTTTCTTACTTTATGTGGTGTGAGCCAGTTGACCTCAACAAGCCCGGAGAACTCATGGTCCAGCCTCATGTGTATGGTGGCATGGTCCTCAAAGGAATGGATATCTGCTCCTGCCACTGCGTAGACCTGGTTAACATCACTGCCGTAAAGATATGATATCACATCTATGTCATGTACGCCGATGTCAAGGATCAC
The sequence above is a segment of the uncultured Methanolobus sp. genome. Coding sequences within it:
- a CDS encoding nucleotide sugar dehydrogenase, translating into MSQKLENILKEKGPIKKIGVIGMGYVGIPAAALFADSEKFDHVLGFQRDSPSSGYKIEMINRGESPLKGEEPGLEELLKKVTDAGKFECTPDFSRISELDAVTLAIQTPFADPKALEPDFGALKEGIRNVGRYLKPGMLVVLESTITPGTTDGMAREILEEESGLKAGEDFALAHAPERVMVGRLLRNIQEHDRIVGGIDKPSTDRAVELYSPVLTKGKVIPMSATAAEVTKTAENTFRDLQIAAANQLALYCEAMGINVYDVRAGIDSLKGEGITRAILWPGAGVGGHCLTKDTYHLERGVKLGTETLDYPEDAESIYVLARRVNDFMPAHMYNLTVAALKRLNVDIKGAKIAMLGWAFINDSDDARNPPSEPYRDMVLEAGAELKVHDPHVLSYPDVELLKDSNETLKGADAVVIFTGHKEYFSLKPADIKKLTGKENTVIIDGRNVIDPDTFINAGFVYKGIGRGDKNSHAIVGQ
- a CDS encoding VanZ family protein, translating into MQELLKNKYIAFIALYFLQLIQLILKLVSWLQHFDYMKHKKEILISITILYAGFIFYLSAQANLSIPGSIFKIPILYELADLAKSLGLGFLIDIADYAHEHIDKVAHLFLYFGLGVLLHLTFKNSDHVILRKYAAIFAVILGIIYGISDEFHQSFVPGRSSSVHDLLADGIGVTIAQILFLILILMNLRRKKEVNDRETDPGEKEF
- a CDS encoding NAD-dependent epimerase/dehydratase family protein encodes the protein MKKVLITGGIGQVGSYLVDTMHDSYEVTVLDNLSCGKEPDLPSNVSFVKDDIRSPDARELASQSDIIIHTAAQISVARSMSEPLFDADTNVFGTLNLLEGARVGNIERFVYISSAAVYGNPEYVPIDEKHPQNPMSPYGASKLCGEKYCSMYHHAYGLPTVSIRPFNIYSPRQDPSNPYSGVISKFIGRLKEGLPPMIFGDGSNTRDFVSAHDVVDMITMLAGGAGEDGEVYNVGTGTVTRIDELAQIVLDIFDSSMDIVYKDPMPGDIKHSSSCIEKAKAIGFEPKVDLYNGLEEIIEE